CCTCAAAGAGCTAACGCTGAGCGCCAACCCAGGCGTCACAAGCAAAGGCTGGGGACGCCTGGCCATTGCAGTGGCTCACAGCTCACAGCTCCGCGTGCTGAACCTGGACTACAACCCCCTAGGtaagctggggggggcagggaggaggagcaggggacGCTGCACTCCTGCCTCTCAGTATTTGTGCGATGTGCACTGGTGGGTGGCCAGGGACCAAGCTCTAGAAGGGTGGCAGAACATCaccagcaggatggggcagtTTCTTGCATAGGTCCCTTAAGGTCCCCGGCAGCAAGTTCACCCTGCCAGACATACCTTCAGCTGTAGGGAAAGCCAGCCTTGCTGCTCTGCTTGTGTGAGGCGGCCCGTGCCCAGTGGGGAGGTGCAGAAATAAGGTTGTGCCTTGCTCGCTCCACCGCCTTTGTCGTCACGTTTGACCCTTCACATCTCCCCTGTTCCCGAAGCCCTGGGCGCTGATGCTGGCTTGGCAGATGCAATATGTCCCAGCACACCCCCCCCCTTCATCTTCCCAgcggagcagggaggaggaggaggagagcctgGCACTCGTTGCCATAGAAACCAactctctccagctctgctgcaaggTGGTGAGGAGGAGACCCAGCCATGCCTCCCTGAGCATCAGCAGGGCACTGGGCACTCCCCTCCTCACCCTGTCTGGAAACAGAGCCTCCCTCCACGCCCCGTCTGTCTGACCAGGTACCTCCTCTTGGTCAGGAAAGGCCTGAGGGTGTTTCCTGACAGCAGCCTGGGCTTTTTCCTAGAGAAGGTGTCACAGTTGTACAGTATCTTGGCACTTGCTGGGGATGTCAGGAGAACACACTGGAGTCTTGTCTCTTCACCAGCATCAATCTTTAGTGCTGCTGGTCCTCCTGCGTCCACCCCCAAAAGTCTGCTCCCTTTCCAGAGAGGCACTCCATCAGCTGGTGCAGAGTCCTCTGCCTGGCTCCAACCTCGCCCTCGACTGAGGTATTCAGCTTCTTATTCTGGGTCTGGGATGCCTTACAGGGACTGTTAAAGGCCCTTGCATCCTTGAGTAGGAAGGAGATTTAAGATATGGTTCCTCGGGGAATAAAAACAATTTCACTGTGTTCCTTCATGTTCCCCCTGACAATCAGTGACTGCTCCCATAACCACAAAATGGTACACCTTTACTTTGTCTCTTTTCTCAGTTAAcagcttccccccgcccccgaggTAACTGAGGTTTAGAGGTTGTCTGATGGCAGAAATACTGAGAGGATGTTTCCATGACAGCCCCAGGCCCATGAGGACATGTGGTATTACATGAGGGAAGGCAGGCACTGCTGACAGCCCTGGTTTGCTTCTCCCACAGGTGACCAAGTAGCAGGGATGCTCGCTGTCGCTGTGGCCTCCAGTAGAACCCTCGAAGTTCTGGACTTGGAGGGAACAGGACTTACCAACCAGTCAGCCCAGGTATGAGAGCCTACAGTTGCTCTACAGCATCACTGATGTCTCAAGGGCATAGGTCTTGGCTGTCTATAGATGCCCTAGGACCTATACCTGCCTCCATCATCTGCCTGAGTCCCCTTCCCTCCTTGTGCCCAAGGGTGCTGCTGTTTTCCCCTGGCCCGTTGCATTCAGCTACAGCAGGAGCTCCTAAGCCACAGCTCTGAGCTAGGGCTCTTGGATCTCCCTCAAGTCAGCAAGGAGAAACACGTGGCTCTATTTGTAGTTTGGTTTTCTTGGAAGAAGTAAGGGGTTGGACGAGTGACTGAGGATCCGAGCTAAAGCTCTGTGGACAGATAGGGGACAAGGCTTGGTAGCCCAGGCTCTCCTCTCAGAGCCCCAGCTCCCAGTGTAAGAGGGAAGTATCCTCGGTATGTGGCAGCAACAGGGTGTAGAGCAGTCCCTTCCTCTTTAGATAGAGCGAGGAAATCCAGGCTCAGCTCTTCCTACAGAAAGATAGGAAGTCTTCAGACTCACAGAAAGCCTGGCGAAGGGAAGTCAAGGCCAAGGGAAAGTAGAGGTAAGAAGAGGAGGGCTGGAGTTTGCAGGGAGACAGTTGAAGCTCGCTCTGCTCAGCCTAGCTGCTGTTTGTGCTGTTTGTCAGCCTGTTTATCTTGCTCTCTGCCCAGACCTTGCTGGACATGGTAGAGAATTATCCCACAGCCCTACGGACTCTCATCCTGGCGGAGAACAACATTAgtcctgagctgcagcagcagataTCTGACCTGCTCTCAgagggtgaggaagaggaggagatggaggctCGCGAAGTCACAGCCAGGGAGAAGAACCCCTGGATCTGCCAGAACAGTAAGAGTTCTGAGAcctgggctgcgggcaggggctgtCAGGCAGGAATTGGGGTGTCTGGGGTGTTTCCAACGCTACTGGTCTCTCATGGTGGGGTTGGTGAATGGGGTCTGTCCCTTCTCCCTGTGAACTGGAATCCAGACAGCCTCCAGGTGTGACCTTCATGTTAAATAGCGTTGGGCTGAGCCAAGCTTGGAAGGGCAGCCTCCAAGGACAATGCAGTTGCTGCAGAGAGTGGAAACGGTACCTCAGAGGCGTTTTCCCTGATGCTGCAGGAACGAAATCTTTGTGCAAAGTCTTAAAACTCAAGGGCAGGAGCATTAAAGATCTCGGGGGCCTTTGCCAGACATCCTAGCCAAAACTTGTGTCATTCCTCACTGCTTCCAGAACCTCCCTGCAATCCACACAGCATCAGCTACACCTAGCACTGCATCCCAAACGTATGAAGGGTTAGCCAGGTGCCACAGCCTGTCTGTTGtttgtaacagaaaaaaggTATACTATGCAGATAGCAGTAGCCTGTTGTGTATTGTTTGTATATATGATACTGCATATTGTCATGCCTACCTTGTGATCctgctggtttggggtttttttggttttttttttttttacctttagttgtccttccctcctcccaatTCTTGTATCAGACCAGCAGCAGACAAGCACAACCACTCCCTGGGCCTCAAAACATCTGGATCCTCATTTACTAGAGCCATAAAAATCCTTTACTGACAGCTCTGGCCAAGTTTTGGATCCAGTTTCCAGAAACTGATCCCCAAAATAGAGATCCCACGCAGCAGTTTTGAACGCGTAGGACTCTGGATCTGAAGCACATGGGCACTAAAGATCTCCTCCCTCAcatccaggaaaaaacaaattttcttctgtgtaaaaAGGCTTCTGGATGGGAAACTGGTACCCTGCTGAGTTTCTTACTTCCTGTGTGTGCCCATCCTCCTTGCAGCTGATATATTTGGCATGGGGAGAGTCGCAGCATTCCTGGCTGGTGCTCTGTGCCGACACATAGCCAGCAAGCTGCCCTCACCTTcctgaggcaggcagggagggctggaCAAACCCTCCTTTCATGCAGCGCAGAAAGTCAGGATTTCCAGGCCTCTGCTGCCATAAAATGGCTGCTCACCCGCTGCGTTCCCTGTTCTTGGGAAGACAACACCACCACCCTACATGGGTTTGGTTGGCTTGCAGCCTGCCAGCCCGTCCCAGCTGGATGCCGTCTCTCTAGCTGAAAAGATACTTGGTGAGTGCAGATGTAAAGGTCTGCACAGGACTGGGTAAGGGCAGGGCTGGGTCAGCACAACCAGCATCACCTGCAAGTGTATGTGCAGAGGATTTAGAGCTGATGTTCCTCTCGACAGCCAAGATAACAAATCCAGATCCCCACCCTGGgctcttgctgctgttgctgcctccccccctccccaaacatTGATTCTGTTCTGCTGCGTGGCCAGAGTAGACCTAGTTAATACTTAATCTCACAATCCTCTCAGCAGTTCGCTTCCCACCCTGCGGCACTCTAATTCCTCACCCTCACTTCTGGATCTGGAGTACAGCTCTGGCACTCTCCAGCAGCCCAAACGGCTCatggttttctccttttctccacagaTTCCAGCTCCCAAATGGTCCTAATGACGTCAGGGCTCGGTGACAGCCTCttagcagaaacagaaatgtagcTGGGCTACCCTGCCTGCTTCTGCTGAGAAGAACACCGTGCCCACTGGGAGAGCGTGCGTCTGCCAGCCCCCCCGCCTCTGGTGGGCTGCCCTAGCCGTCTTCTCACACATTTCATGTCCTGTTGATGCCTCTCTCGGCTGTCTGAGCACCGGAGCCTGGTCCGAGCGAATCTCTACACATGTCTCTGTGTTGTCACACGCCCCGTTGGCCGCTTGTGATTGTCCAGTCCAGTCGCTGCATGTGTAGCTCAcgctgccctgcctcccccccgcACCCGGCTGTGCCCGCAGGGTGCAGGCTGTATTTATTCAGATGTGTATAAGAGATGTTCTTTCTATTGCTTGTACTGCTGTCGCGATGAAGAGTTTTATAAAAGTCACAGACGTGGCACCACTCTCAGTGGCGTGAGCCTCCGTCACGCTGCGCCCTCGGTGGGACAGACACAGACAGGTACCGGCAGCTGCCCGCtggcaggagcgggcaggggctgtgctggaggcTCACGGGCTTTCTCTGTCCTCTCAGGGGCAGGTTCTCCATGATGCTCACCTGGCCCTGGAGGGAGGTTGGTCATAGCCCAATTTGCTGACCCCCAGGCCTTCCCTCTGCCCAGGAGGTAGATGGCTGGGGCTAGATTAGAGCCCATCTGCAAGGAGCTTGGCACCAGCCATGCACCCTCTGGTGAAGGCTTCAGCCCGCACCAGCACTGCAGGTTTCACTGCTCAGCCAAGTGCCCCTTGCTGCGGCTGGGCAAGGAAGATTGTGTTTCAAGGCTTGGATTAGGCTGGAAGATTAAATTGTGGCAGCAGCTGCTACTCAAGGGAACACAGAATAAAATCATTAATTACAgggacaaagaaacaaaaacctctTCCTGTGTTACGCTTTGCATACACCTAGGtcagcagagcacaggcagcaTAACTAGGCAGGTGGAGGAATTTTCACCACAGCCCTCTGACCTCTGCAGCACCACTCaacatgaaaaggaaatgcttCCAAATGCCCATAGCAGCATCCTACAGGAACTCCCTCCCAGGTTTGGAGGGCTTCCTATCTGCGGTACATCCAGTCTACCCCAATCCTGCCTCcccacacaaaataaaaacacaaaataactgCCACTAGAATTATAAAACTCTTATGAACTCCAGGGAGGGGGTATGTTACATGTTCCCACATAACTCAGTTTCTGAAATGGAGAACTGATACTCTCACATGGCTCTTAGAGCTGGGGCttcaagaaaaccaacaaatacTAGAAGGATTAGCTACACCTCATCCTACTTTAGATCAGCATGTGGATGTCTTTGATCTGTGTCCTGGCAAACAGAAGGACAGCCAGCAAAATACTTGAAATGGGGTAGGCAGAATTTTATGAGTAACACTGAGGCTGCTTACAGCACAAGCTCCACTGCAGAGGTTTTGACAAGCCTAGCCTCTACAGCTTTTAAGTAACATGAAAATTGCCCACATcgagaaacattaaaaaacaaagttgcCTGGTTAAGTAGTTTGCCCTTTTTTAAGCCACTCTCATCTTCTGAGTCAAAAATGACACGAGTGCTCCTGTGAACAGTGGATGCTGGCTCAGTATGACCTTTGAGCTGACAGTCTACATTCAGACCCAGAGAGCAGTTTTCAGAGCTTGCATACAGTTACAGAAGTGAAACACTGCTCATCCCACACATCACTCCTTGCCTGGGACTGTGCCTTTTCTCCAGCACAGATAGCTTGATTTGTACAAGCACCTTGAACCAGGCTGCTGCTAAAGGGGCCACTCAGGATGACCAATGAATTCACAGCCTCCTGGAAAGCTAACAGGTCACAGGATCGCTCTCCATGGGAGAGCTCATGGGTGGCACACGCAGTTCAGCAAACTTGGGACATGGTACCACGAAAGGATCGGTCCAGTCCAGGTCTTAACCAACAGAGAGAACACCATAGCCATTGCCAcctacttttaaaatagtttatttctgGTCTTAAAATATACATCAGtttgaaaatttcagaaaaaaaccccacattagTTACAGATTAACAGTCTGGAGTTGGGACACTGAACGTGGGGTCAGCTGAAGGCCCCAGAGCCAATGCTGCAGGTGAGCGGGAGCGCAGAGGGCAGGCACCGTGCCTGCCGGGAGAGGGCTCTGCTCCTCTtgaggctgctgctccctctcaACCTCTGCCAGCAGCCTAACGCTGGGAAGCAGAAGCATCTGGTGAGGCATCGGGCACCCCTTTGCCACCCCTCCATTTCTccactgttttgcttttaagtctACCTTGACCAAAAAGCAGAGGGAGGCTGGCTCTGCCCAGCACCATCAGCACCAGCTGCTTCAGCAAGAGTGGGTTTTGTCCCCTGACCAGCTGCCAGGATTCAGGGGAGATGGGGCTGAGCCCTGAGGGGCAATGCCTCCCCCACTGCCCAAGCGGCTGTGCTGTCCCACAGGCAGGCCACCAGCAGCCTCAGAGCCAGAGGAGCTCACTCAGTGAGCACCCAACCCCAGGTGATGTCCgtgaggcaggagctggcagctgctgcaggtgcaAGCCCCTCAGCAACGctgcagaagaacagaagaaatgcagcagcGAGTGGCTGATGAGAGCAAACGCAAGGACCCCACCACCACATTCAGGACAGGGGAGATGAACACCCTGCAGGCTCAGAGGAGGCTCCTGCTCTCCGCACCAGCCTGTTTGCACAGGTATCAAGCAAAATACTGTAGTGAAATACCGAGTCCCACCTCCTCGCCAGAGGGTGGCATCCAGCTCCACAACTGTTCGAGGCGGGAAACAAGGCGAGCGTGTAGGCAGCAGCTCTAGCCAGGATACATAAAGCAACCTACACAGCTGCCAGAGAGGCCTGCAGCTCCCTTTCACAGGCCCAGGAGCCTCCAGGCTCGAGCTGAAGCCCTGGCTGGCCCCAGCTGCAAGCCCTCTGCAGAGAcaggggtttggggaggggagcagggcccCCAGGCAGCTCTTGCCTGCACATCTTGCTGTACACATATGAATGGGAGCTCCCTCCTGgacacagggctgctctcctaCAGCCCAGTGAAGAGCCCTCATTGAGTAGGGTGGGAGGACAACACAAACCCAACTCAAAAACCAGACAGCAGGCTGAGGACAGCCAGCAGGGTTTGAGGGGGGCATGGTGCAGGGAACTAGGCTATTCTCTGCCTTGCACCCCCAGGGGAGTCGAGAAACACCAGACAGACGAGGGCATaggacaaaattaaaacaggacGCCCGGACTTTGTAAGCCCTCAAAAAAAATACCTACATCTACAgacctctccccttccctccccccacaaCAAGACACCAAGCACACAAGACTGAGAAGAAAAGTCACACAGTATCACGCTACACTAGGAAAAACACGCAGAGAGGCCCTACCCAGAAAGGGAGGCCCCGGAGAGACACCAGAGCCAGCCTGGAGCCCCCCAGAGAAGGGGGCATGCAAGGAAACCCTGGCAAAGGGCTGCTGCCAAGCCGTGAGGTAGCGTGTCTACACGGAGCAGCTCCTCAGCACGCTGCCCTCGcgtccctgccagccctgcaccgAGCCTTGCCCAGAAAAGCCCAGTAGCATCCTTCACGCCTTGCTCGCCTGAGGTGAGACCTTGTTCTCAAGTCTGGAGGGGTTTCTGCAGGCTGCAGGCCAGGATCAGAGGGAAGCACAGCTCTAAGAGCTGAGCCTCCTCAACACACCCTCAACACAGGCATCAGACTGGCTGCCAACGGCTGTGTCTGTTTATGCAGGGcggggagaaagaaaaaacaatacaccccaaaaccaaaggcttggaaagaagaaagaagcccACCCAAGAGCAAAGCATCAGCACcattcaaacaaaacaacagcacaGAGAGCGGGGGAAGAGGTGTGAGGGAAgagacacacaaacacaaacccCAGCACCTAGCGGGCAGTGCCTCCCCGAACCACCCCGGCAGACAGCacccgtgccccatgccacagCACCAGCATCCATGCGTTGCCTCAGCGGGGGCCGGGTGCTGAGCCTGACGCAGGAGCCAAGTGATGGGGACCTGCAGAGGCAGATTCTGGAGAACCACCCAGAGGGTagctggggaaaacaaaacccagcaggaaAATGAGACACCAGCAATCTCAGCACATCCCCAGGGGCCCAGAGCCATCCGCTGGGAGACTCCTCATGCCCCACTCACATCCCCTGCAGGCTCCCAGGAATTAGACACCACCACACAGGCACTCTGCCCTGTTGGCACAAGTTAaaagagagcagagcagctgcgGGCAACCAGCATGAGAGCACCCAGGGCCCCAGGTACCTGagtgggaagggggaaggaaggtgCAAGCATAAAGAGGCACAGGCACCAGGACGAGGGGTACCAAGAACAAGCTCTGGTACAGGCACCAGTGTGAGGCTGTGAAGAGAGCTGCGAGTGTGCCAGGGCAGTGGGTGTGCTTCTGCACACTGTGTGTGCTAGTACTGTGGGTCTGAGGTACTGGGGAAGGGGGACCCCAGCTCTTCCAGGTAGCAGAAGAGgagaataaatataaaatttcagAGCAGAGCCCCTCCAGCAGGAGGGTACTAAGGGAGGTTTCTCCCTCAGAAGGTGGACAGATGGAGGCATCCTACAGCTCTGCAGCGCGGCTGCTTCTTGCCCTGCCTCAGCTGAGAAGGTtgccctgctcctgggcttGCGTCAGACTGTCCTTGCGATGTAAGTGGTGGACCCCCATCCTCTTGGGGCTGCGGTGCGGCCGACTGAAGGGAGGCTTGACCCTGCCTTCTCCACTTTCCTCTTGGGCACCTCCTTGGTTGCTCTCCTTGCTTCCTTGGAGCAACATTTCTCTCTCCTCAGCTGGGCTCTCAGGCAAGCCAAGGTCCACATAATCCTTGTGCTTCTCTGGTGAGGGGCTTCCAGGCTCAGCAGTGCCTCCACCGCTTTCCTGCAACAGCTTCTGGGCTTCATCCTGGGAGAAATCTGTACCATAGTCTGAAGACAAATGGCTCCTGCGGGCTCTGGATTCGGTGCTGTCTGTGTCCACACTCGAGTCCCGGCTCACGgtccagctgcagctctgtgcagacTCCTCACCATCTGAGTAAGCCGAGGCTGCCCTACCCAGCTCCTGCATGGAGCAGCTGAACCTCTTCTGGAGCTCAGTGGCTGTGTCACGGCTGAAGGCTGTGCGGTTCATCAGCACCCGCTCTGAGGTGGGGGGTGCCTTGTCCACAAACATACACTGCCAATTGGCCAGCAGGTCCTcctcagagctggcagagctggcaaaTGCACTCGGGATTTGGGGAGGGCTGCTGAATGGGCTGCTCTGGGAAGAGCCATGAGCCCTGGCTGCTTTGGGGGACTGCTGACAGGAACAGCTGGAGGCTGAACGGCGCCCTTCTGAAGCAGGGCTGTTGGGGAGCGTCCGGTGCCTGTCGCAGCTCTCATCTTCGCTCTGTACCAGGCTGAGGGAGATGGCCTGGCGCGTAGCGTATGTGCAGTTGGGCAGGGGGCTGTTCTTTGGGATTCTTACCTTGTCCTCAGAGAACTCAATCACTTTGCGCCCAGGATACATAGGATGGGGAGGCGAGGGTGTAGGGTACGGGCTTAGCTTCTCAAAGGCAGGCACCTCCTCTGGCATGCTTTCCACACTGCTCTGTGGCTTGCAGCCACCATTCTGCTGCTTCCCCGtatctcctccctccttccccatctGCCCGGCGCTGTTGCAGGCATCAGGAGGGGCTCCACTCATGTCCACATGCACAAAGACATCCTCAGCCATGGGACAGCTGCCACTGCTAGACTTGGCTGAATTCAGAACCAGAGATTCTGGTTTCTCCAAGACTCTGGCAATAACCGAGGTGGGCACAACATCAGATGGAGCCAAGGTGTGGGTTGCCTCTTGACCAGGGCCTGCGGACTCCTGAGTGCTGTGCAAATGCTTATTGACCATGTCCTGCAGCTCATAGGGAAGctagggagaaggagaaggacaTTAGAAGGGGGCTGCCATGCAAGCCATTTAGTT
This genomic interval from Pelecanus crispus isolate bPelCri1 chromosome 3, bPelCri1.pri, whole genome shotgun sequence contains the following:
- the LRRC73 gene encoding leucine-rich repeat-containing protein 73, which produces MLPGSIQISGETLSGAEIRDICESLRENSVRLLSLRGCQLSERDFGHVCRGAAESRSLAQLNLNLGIVSNINRVKQLAEALKTNRSVQSLFLHGSPLTDAGLALLNPALSIHPSLVALDLGDCMLGDEGINLICGLLPPDGAKSGLKELTLSANPGVTSKGWGRLAIAVAHSSQLRVLNLDYNPLGDQVAGMLAVAVASSRTLEVLDLEGTGLTNQSAQTLLDMVENYPTALRTLILAENNISPELQQQISDLLSEGEEEEEMEAREVTAREKNPWICQNNSSSQMVLMTSGLGDSLLAETEM
- the TJAP1 gene encoding tight junction-associated protein 1 isoform X2 produces the protein MSSTASSKKPYRKAPPQHREIRHEVPIIRDDQDGVILAEQSQEPLTDAERMKLLQHENEELRRRLTYVTNKMEAMERELESGQDYLEMELGQNREELEKFKDKFRRLQNSYTASQRTNQDLEEKLHALASLSQSWIFAIKKAEMDRKTLDWEIVELTNKLLDAKTTINKLEELNERYRQDCNLAVQLLKCNKSHFRNHKFADLPYELQDMVNKHLHSTQESAGPGQEATHTLAPSDVVPTSVIARVLEKPESLVLNSAKSSSGSCPMAEDVFVHVDMSGAPPDACNSAGQMGKEGGDTGKQQNGGCKPQSSVESMPEEVPAFEKLSPYPTPSPPHPMYPGRKVIEFSEDKVRIPKNSPLPNCTYATRQAISLSLVQSEDESCDRHRTLPNSPASAQSSPFSSPPQIPSAFASSASSEEDLLANWQCMFVDKAPPTSERVLMNRTAFSRDTATELQKRFSCSMQELGRAASAYSDGEESAQSCSWTVSRDSSVDTDSTESRARRSHLSSDYGTDFSQDEAQKLLQESGGGTAEPGSPSPEKHKDYVDLGLPESPAEEREMLLQGSKESNQGGAQEESGEGRVKPPFSRPHRSPKRMGVHHLHRKDSLTQAQEQGNLLS
- the TJAP1 gene encoding tight junction-associated protein 1 isoform X1; its protein translation is MSSTASSKKPYRKAPPQHREIRHEVPIIRDDQDGVILAEQSQEPLTDAERMKLLQHENEELRRRLTYVTNKMEAMERELESGQDYLEMELGQNREELEKFKDKFRRLQNSYTASQRTNQDLEEKLHALIKKAEMDRKTLDWEIVELTNKLLDAKTTINKLEELNERYRQDCNLAVQLLKCNKSHFRNHKFADLPYELQDMVNKHLHSTQESAGPGQEATHTLAPSDVVPTSVIARVLEKPESLVLNSAKSSSGSCPMAEDVFVHVDMSGAPPDACNSAGQMGKEGGDTGKQQNGGCKPQSSVESMPEEVPAFEKLSPYPTPSPPHPMYPGRKVIEFSEDKVRIPKNSPLPNCTYATRQAISLSLVQSEDESCDRHRTLPNSPASEGRRSASSCSCQQSPKAARAHGSSQSSPFSSPPQIPSAFASSASSEEDLLANWQCMFVDKAPPTSERVLMNRTAFSRDTATELQKRFSCSMQELGRAASAYSDGEESAQSCSWTVSRDSSVDTDSTESRARRSHLSSDYGTDFSQDEAQKLLQESGGGTAEPGSPSPEKHKDYVDLGLPESPAEEREMLLQGSKESNQGGAQEESGEGRVKPPFSRPHRSPKRMGVHHLHRKDSLTQAQEQGNLLS